A genomic window from Herbiconiux aconitum includes:
- a CDS encoding DUF2255 family protein, translated as MNAVDYIGETDTIHIVTDTKDGREIETPIWGVVIDGVPYIRNAYGPSSKWYARARRAGHLAFADGATRYPAATEIVDDAAELDRVDDAYRAKYHDQGSALDQVIAPAVRGFTLRIRPDGS; from the coding sequence ATGAATGCCGTCGACTACATCGGGGAGACCGACACGATTCACATCGTGACCGACACGAAAGACGGGCGAGAGATCGAGACGCCGATCTGGGGCGTGGTCATCGATGGTGTGCCGTACATCCGGAACGCCTACGGGCCGTCGTCGAAATGGTATGCGCGGGCCCGCCGGGCGGGGCACCTGGCGTTCGCCGACGGAGCGACACGCTATCCGGCGGCCACGGAGATCGTCGACGACGCCGCGGAGCTCGACCGGGTGGATGACGCCTACCGGGCGAAGTACCACGATCAAGGCTCAGCACTCGACCAGGTCATCGCACCCGCGGTGCGCGGCTTCACGCTGCGCATCCGGCCCGACGGCAGCTGA
- a CDS encoding low temperature requirement protein A, whose protein sequence is MADATPATNRRVDWLELFFDLVFVVIIKQITDLLHGDPDVADFVLVGAILVPVWAAWLNVTTFVNRAGDSSTGARLSILVSMAGVALIAISIPEVMTSGAPLFALGYALARLAVWPVWAAQRRREGGGILQPTVYGPGLAALWLASIAVPDAYRPWVWAALVLVEGAIFVRGIDGTDFVAGHIIERVGLFTMIVLGEAVVELILSVRIGQSAAAWLIAALGFALICSFWWMYFQSGTRVTERVLGHSSSGVIRDVLAGAHYLIVLGLIGVAAGLGGAVEQADHDHLQFSTVVALSGGTALYHGAQVLTAWRYGLPMRLLAAWGVLSLATSAVVIVFGVAWAPWVVVLVMLVDSLLHAATGPIVARRVRAG, encoded by the coding sequence ATGGCTGACGCCACCCCCGCGACGAACCGCCGCGTCGACTGGCTCGAGCTCTTCTTCGATCTCGTCTTCGTGGTCATCATCAAGCAGATCACCGACCTTCTGCACGGCGATCCCGATGTCGCCGACTTCGTGCTCGTGGGGGCCATCCTCGTGCCCGTCTGGGCTGCCTGGCTGAACGTCACGACCTTCGTCAACCGGGCCGGTGACTCCTCGACCGGCGCACGCCTGTCCATCCTGGTCTCGATGGCCGGTGTCGCGTTGATCGCCATCTCGATTCCCGAGGTGATGACCTCCGGGGCGCCCCTGTTCGCCCTCGGGTACGCCCTGGCGCGCCTGGCGGTGTGGCCCGTTTGGGCGGCCCAACGGCGGCGAGAAGGCGGCGGCATCCTTCAGCCGACCGTCTACGGCCCCGGTCTGGCCGCGCTCTGGCTCGCCTCGATCGCCGTGCCCGACGCCTACCGGCCCTGGGTGTGGGCGGCACTCGTGCTCGTCGAGGGGGCGATCTTCGTGCGGGGGATCGACGGCACCGACTTCGTCGCCGGGCACATCATCGAGCGGGTGGGCCTGTTCACCATGATCGTGCTGGGCGAGGCGGTGGTCGAACTGATCCTGTCGGTGCGAATCGGCCAGTCGGCCGCGGCATGGCTGATCGCGGCGCTCGGCTTCGCTCTCATCTGCTCGTTCTGGTGGATGTACTTCCAGAGCGGCACGCGGGTCACCGAGCGGGTGCTCGGGCACAGCTCGTCCGGCGTCATCCGCGACGTGCTGGCCGGCGCCCATTACCTCATCGTGCTCGGCCTCATCGGCGTGGCCGCGGGTCTCGGCGGTGCTGTCGAACAAGCCGATCACGACCACCTCCAGTTCTCGACCGTCGTCGCGCTGAGTGGTGGCACCGCGCTTTACCACGGCGCGCAGGTGCTCACCGCGTGGCGGTACGGGTTGCCGATGCGTTTGCTCGCCGCCTGGGGGGTTCTGAGCTTGGCCACGTCGGCCGTGGTCATCGTGTTCGGTGTCGCCTGGGCTCCGTGGGTGGTCGTACTGGTGATGCTCGTCGACAGCCTGCTGCACGCCGCCACCGGACCGATCGTGGCCCGGCGGGTGCGCGCGGGGTAG
- a CDS encoding alpha/beta hydrolase-fold protein, producing MGWTRTTAATTATMALVAAGLLAGGVSANASTVHETSAAAPPAAAVPAAAPSAAAPPAGQLVPGQLQSAVVGGPIDYTAYLPAGYDPDASTRYPSVYLLHGRGDSQSAWQQVAGDLDEMIADGSIPPMVVIMPDAPWSDRGNYYVDSQYTGTAPGTSPGVAVESAFTTDLIDWVDSHYATIADRAARVVGGYSMGGAGALRFATAHPELFSAGLVLSPAVYYPSTPVDSSTREFGAYGVGDALYDESRYQALNYPATFAAFDPARPVHLFIAVGDDEYVNPAPEDAIHDLDYEAATLYNQAKRVPGITAEFRAYDGGHDWGVWEQGFREGMRDISGYLATEPVEPLTGVQTGSAGDDFAGGVLGSPDGGVVQAVNVAGDALGQTAAGGTDVLVQKFSADGTSEWVTPLATALNERMYGVVSGGGDGSVITAGYQRTDHAGAQNDDAFAAKIGPRGSVLWSTAFGDPAAADRAYGVTADGQGGAFLAGYSSGVVGDGAPAGDKDAVVAHVDAAGAVTWSAQFGSPGEDKAFAAAPAPDGGVYVGGTAGGAMPGATSAGGYDAWVAEYSAEGEQLWLQQFGTSETDQVSALAATATGVVAAGFTGGTLGASSSGGNDAVVAAFGVDGSSEWLTQAGTPADDRAAGVLVGADDRMLVAGHTSGAFGSPAGGVDVFTLAVDSSGAPGDVRQLGTPQRDGADVYDEANLFIAPGASGQAWLQAVTYGSIADASNAGGADVFLTSVPFAADGSGEPGHPGGPGAPGEGAGGGAPGAGADGSAVGGASGALGETGLELARALAIALLVLGAGVSVLVLRRRLHARA from the coding sequence CCACCCGCCGGCCAGCTCGTGCCCGGTCAGCTGCAGAGCGCGGTCGTCGGGGGCCCGATCGACTACACGGCCTACCTGCCCGCCGGGTACGACCCGGATGCGTCGACCCGCTACCCCTCCGTCTACCTCCTGCACGGCCGCGGCGACAGTCAGTCCGCCTGGCAGCAGGTCGCCGGCGACCTCGACGAGATGATCGCCGACGGCAGCATCCCGCCGATGGTCGTCATCATGCCGGACGCCCCGTGGAGCGACCGCGGCAATTACTACGTCGATTCCCAGTACACCGGAACCGCCCCCGGCACGAGCCCGGGCGTCGCCGTGGAGTCCGCGTTCACCACCGATCTGATCGACTGGGTCGACTCGCACTACGCCACCATCGCCGACCGCGCCGCACGGGTGGTGGGCGGCTACTCGATGGGTGGGGCCGGCGCTCTGCGTTTCGCGACCGCGCATCCGGAGCTCTTCTCCGCAGGCCTCGTGCTGAGCCCCGCCGTCTACTACCCGAGTACTCCCGTCGATTCGTCGACGCGCGAGTTCGGCGCCTACGGAGTGGGCGACGCGCTCTACGACGAGAGCCGCTACCAGGCGCTCAACTACCCGGCGACCTTCGCCGCGTTCGACCCCGCCCGCCCGGTGCACCTGTTCATCGCTGTCGGTGACGACGAATACGTGAACCCGGCGCCCGAAGACGCGATCCACGACCTGGATTACGAAGCGGCCACCCTCTACAACCAGGCCAAGCGGGTGCCCGGCATCACGGCCGAGTTCCGCGCGTACGACGGCGGCCACGACTGGGGCGTGTGGGAGCAGGGCTTCCGCGAGGGGATGCGCGACATCAGCGGCTATCTCGCCACCGAGCCGGTGGAACCGCTGACCGGCGTGCAGACCGGCTCGGCCGGCGACGACTTCGCGGGTGGTGTGCTCGGCTCGCCCGACGGCGGCGTCGTGCAGGCGGTGAACGTGGCCGGCGATGCCCTCGGGCAGACCGCCGCCGGTGGAACGGATGTGCTCGTGCAGAAGTTCTCCGCCGACGGAACATCGGAGTGGGTGACGCCCCTTGCCACGGCACTGAACGAACGGATGTACGGAGTGGTCTCGGGCGGTGGCGACGGCTCCGTGATCACGGCCGGTTACCAGCGCACCGACCACGCGGGCGCCCAGAACGACGACGCTTTCGCAGCGAAGATCGGGCCTCGGGGTTCGGTGTTGTGGAGCACCGCGTTCGGCGATCCGGCCGCGGCTGACCGTGCCTATGGTGTCACCGCCGACGGGCAGGGCGGCGCCTTTCTCGCCGGGTATTCGTCGGGAGTCGTCGGCGATGGTGCGCCGGCAGGCGACAAGGACGCCGTCGTCGCCCACGTGGATGCCGCGGGCGCGGTCACCTGGTCCGCTCAGTTCGGCAGCCCCGGCGAAGACAAAGCTTTCGCGGCGGCGCCCGCACCGGATGGCGGTGTCTACGTCGGTGGAACAGCGGGCGGCGCGATGCCGGGTGCCACCTCTGCAGGCGGGTACGACGCATGGGTGGCCGAGTACTCGGCCGAGGGCGAGCAGCTCTGGCTGCAGCAATTCGGCACGAGCGAGACCGATCAGGTGTCGGCGCTCGCCGCGACCGCGACCGGTGTGGTGGCGGCCGGGTTCACCGGGGGCACCCTGGGTGCGTCGTCGTCAGGGGGCAACGACGCCGTCGTCGCCGCCTTCGGTGTCGACGGATCGTCGGAGTGGCTGACGCAGGCCGGAACCCCGGCCGACGATCGGGCCGCCGGGGTGCTGGTGGGCGCCGACGACCGGATGCTGGTGGCCGGTCACACGAGCGGAGCGTTCGGCTCTCCGGCGGGTGGGGTGGACGTGTTCACCCTCGCTGTCGACAGCTCGGGTGCGCCCGGCGACGTGCGTCAGCTCGGCACGCCGCAGCGCGATGGTGCCGATGTCTACGACGAGGCGAATCTGTTCATCGCACCCGGCGCATCTGGCCAGGCCTGGCTGCAGGCGGTGACCTACGGATCGATCGCAGATGCGTCGAACGCGGGCGGAGCGGATGTCTTCCTCACCTCAGTGCCGTTCGCCGCGGACGGGTCGGGCGAACCCGGGCACCCGGGCGGCCCGGGAGCGCCCGGGGAGGGCGCCGGTGGCGGCGCACCGGGTGCCGGAGCGGATGGTTCCGCGGTCGGCGGCGCATCGGGCGCGCTCGGCGAGACCGGACTCGAGCTGGCGCGCGCTCTCGCGATCGCCCTCCTCGTTCTCGGTGCGGGCGTGTCCGTTCTGGTTCTGCGCCGTCGCCTCCACGCCCGGGCGTGA
- a CDS encoding Fpg/Nei family DNA glycosylase, which yields MPELPEVTALVADLGARLAGRVVDRVDVVSFAALKTFDPPVSALSGETVRGVTRHGKFLDFEIGSLHLLVHLARAGWLRWREGPPPPPSGRPGKGALAARLVLDDGSGFDVTEAGTKKSLALYVVRDPAEVPGLARLGPDPLDPAFTEEVFASILAAAGRAQIKGVLRSQSLIAGIGNAYSDEILHAARMSPFKPAAMTPAEVTVLYTALNDTLRGAIARAEGLAASELKAEKKSGLQVHGRTGQPCPVCGDTVRQVTFADSSLQYCPTCQTGGKPLADRVLSRLLK from the coding sequence GTGCCAGAGCTTCCCGAAGTCACCGCGCTCGTCGCCGACCTCGGCGCGCGCTTGGCGGGGAGAGTGGTCGACCGCGTCGACGTCGTGTCGTTCGCGGCCCTGAAGACCTTCGATCCGCCGGTGTCGGCTCTCTCCGGCGAGACCGTGCGAGGCGTGACGCGGCACGGCAAGTTCCTCGACTTCGAGATCGGATCACTGCACCTGCTGGTGCACCTGGCGCGGGCCGGCTGGCTGCGCTGGCGCGAAGGGCCTCCCCCGCCCCCGTCCGGCAGGCCCGGCAAGGGGGCCTTGGCGGCGCGTTTGGTGCTCGACGACGGGTCGGGTTTCGACGTCACCGAAGCCGGCACGAAGAAGAGTCTGGCGCTGTACGTGGTGCGCGACCCGGCCGAGGTGCCCGGTTTGGCGCGGCTCGGGCCCGATCCGCTCGACCCGGCCTTCACCGAAGAAGTCTTCGCGAGCATCCTGGCCGCCGCCGGGCGCGCGCAGATCAAGGGCGTGCTGCGCAGCCAGTCGCTCATCGCCGGCATCGGCAACGCCTATTCCGACGAGATCTTGCACGCCGCCCGGATGTCGCCGTTCAAACCCGCGGCCATGACGCCCGCCGAGGTGACGGTGCTCTACACCGCGCTGAACGACACCCTGCGGGGCGCGATCGCGCGGGCCGAGGGTCTGGCGGCCTCCGAGCTGAAGGCCGAGAAGAAATCCGGCCTGCAGGTGCACGGCCGCACCGGCCAACCGTGCCCGGTCTGCGGCGACACGGTGCGGCAGGTCACCTTCGCCGACTCGAGTCTGCAGTACTGCCCGACCTGCCAGACCGGCGGCAAGCCGCTGGCCGACCGCGTGCTCTCCCGACTTCTCAAGTAA